The DNA region TTCGGCCAGGCCGATTCCGAGGAGAAGAAAAAGGCAGCCTACGGAGAAATGCTCGCGGTCGCAAAGCAGTACAAGATCCGCGTGCTTTCGGGTGACCTGTTCGAGTACTACGATTCCTGGCGCAATCCGGTGCTGCGTGAACTCGCACCGCTGATGCCCGGTGCCACTCCGGGGGAAATCGCGAAAAAGATTTACGTGGAAACCTCGGCGCAGGAAGTCCGCGAGTCGCTCGATTTCCTTACCAAGACGGGCCTTTTGAAGAAGAAGGAAGACGGTACGCTTGTCCAGTCGGAAACTTCCGTGAAGGGCGCGACCGATGCTACGCGCCTTGCCTTGAGGGGCATGCACCGCCAGATGTCGGAACTTGCCACGCCCGCGCTCGACCTCCCGAAGGAAGAACGCAATTTTAGCGGCGTTACGATGGGAGTTTCCCGCGAGAGCTACGCGCGTATCGTGGATGTGCTCAATGAATGCCGCAAGAAGATTGTCGCCATCGCAGGCGAAGAAAGCAATATCGAACAGGTCTATCGAGTCAATTTGCAACTTTTTCCGCTCACCAGGAACCTCAGGGAGAACGAAAATGCGTAACATCAGGTTGTTTATCATTGCTCTGTTTGGTATCGCGTCCCTGTGGGTGGGCTGTTCTGATTCGCAGAAGATTACGGGAACCTCCGAAGAAGAAAACGAGCTCATCGCCCGTCAGAATTCTTCGAGTTCGTTGATGCCCGAATCGATATCCTCCAGTTCTTCCGAGAAGGTCGAACCGGCATCGAGTTCTGACGATGAATTGCCTCCTTCTATAGATTTTGAAGGCCGCTCGAGCAACAGTACGACGAAATCCGTTGATTCTTCGAGCAGCAGTGGAAATGGGAATGGCAGTGGCCCGGTGGAAGTTACCGCCAATAATCGGAATACTTTTGGTTACTATATCGAGATGTTCGCTCTTGACATTGTGCAGTTCGATAGTACCGTCAAGGCGTCGGCCATTGTCGATATGGAAAAACCCGGATTGTACCGGATTACGAAGGATGAAGTCGACTCCCTGAAATTGAATTTCCCGACTGCCGTCAGAAGGTACAGCGATATTATCACTGCCGTCAAGAATGACAGCGCTGAATGCGGCCTATACCTCTACAACGTGCAGGGCGATGTGCGTACGGCCGGGCTTATCTTGAACGGCATTACGTCCGATACGGTGGTGGTTCTTGATATCGTATCGGAAAATTGCGAGCCTACGAATGAAAAGATGTTCGGCTTCCTCTTCACCTACTGTGGCGAGATGAACAGTGATCCCGAACTTGTGCGGATTACTGTCAACAGCGAAATTCCTGGGAACAAATGCCCTGACGGGCGAATCAAAGAATGGATAAAAGAAAATTAACTGGCGAACGCCAAGAAGATTTTTAAAGGAGAAATATCATGAAACGATTTACCAGTATGGCTTGCGGAATTGCCGCAGCCTCTATCCTCTCGTGTGCCTTGACGGCATGCGATAACGAAAGCCCGAGTGCCCCGGTCAGTGGCGACGAAAAGTCTTCCGCTGTCGAAAGTTCCGACGCCGGTGAGGTTTCCAGTTCCAGTTCGGGAGTGGTTGCTAGATGCGATGCGCTCTCGACCGAATGCGGATATTCCGAAGAGGAACTCTGCAAGATGGGCGTCCCGGGGTACTGCGGCAACGAACTTGTCGAACTCAGTTCCTCTTCCGGAGATGGGCCGACTTCCAGCTCGGGGGCGGTTATCAGATGCGATGCTTTCATGCCCGAATGCGGATACAGCGAAGAAGAACTCTGTGGAATGGGCTATTACGAGTACTGCGCTTCCAGCTCCAGTACGTTGGAAACATGCATTATCATGGATGAGTTGTGTCCGTCTTGCAACGGTAGTGGTGAAAAGTTGACTTGCCCGGTGACGAACGAACCCTGCAACCGGTGCAGTATGACCGGCGAGCGCACCAAGGATTGCAAGACCGGAATGGCCTATGTGTGTAAGGATGGAATCTGGAGGAAAGCGCAGGAAGATTCCATTTGCGTGCACATTACCGATGTCGATGGGATGACTGCCAACGGGAATTGCAATAGCGATACTGACTTGGAATCGGTTATCGACTGCGCGACCGGCAGGGAATTCAGGTGCATCATGAATTACTGGACTGCAATTGACCTCTGCCCGCCGGGCAGCAAATGCAACGAAGGCAATATCGTTGAAGAAGCGACGGACGTGAGCGCGATGAACCGTGGTGGCCCCGCTGTGGCCCCGAGTGTCGTGAAGGTAAGAAACGCCAACGGAAGCATTACCTTCCGCGACGATGGCATCCTTGTTGACGAACGTTGCACCTTCAATGGCCTGAGGGCGGAGCTTTCGGGCGACACCCTGCTTGCCACCATCCTGTATCCGGGATGCACGGCGACCGGCGGGTTCATGGGCGTCATCACGTTCACTCTCAGTGAAGATTTTGTCGGCGTCAAATACATCAAGTACGATGATAAGGAGAACGTCCAAAAAATTCGCGAAGCGGAAGGACTGTTGCCCTGCGGGAACAATGCTTCTTGCACATCGTGCGGAAAAGGAATGTCCTGCTAAAATTCACCATTAAAAATCCCGGCGGCAACATGGCCACCGGGACTTCTCTCTCTTTGGTGAAATTTTGCTAGGCGGAGGGCGGGGCCTTATCGGACCTCGAAACGCACCTGGCGGGAATTGACGCCTTGGCGCACCCTGACGAGGTACTTGCCTGCGGAAAGCGAGCTCATGTCGATCAGGTGGTTGCCGGAGGAAAGTTGTTCCTCTTTTTTCAGGCGCGTGTTGCCGAGCAGGTCGAAGACTTCGATTTTCGTAACGCCGCTTCCCGTAGATTCAAGCGCGAGTTTGCCGTTGGCGAAGGAAATGTTGAAATGGTCGTTGGCTTTTTGGAACGGAATGGCGATGACGGAAGAGGAACTTCCGGGACCCACGTCGTGGCAGGCCTTGTAGGTCGCGGGGTTTGTGGAGAGGTATTCCTTCACCATATTGCCGGAGGTCGTGTACTGGAGGGAGGTCTTGCTGGAACTGCCCTGGAATGCGGCCGTGCCTTCGCTGATCATGGAAGCCGACCAGTTCGCCCAGGAGAGCTTGTGCTTGTTGATGTATTCCTGCCAGCTTTGGTTGCGGCCCTGGTCCGGGGTTCCGCCGCCGTCGGCTTTGCCCGTGCCCCATTCGGAGACGAACACGGAGAGGCCCGCGTTCATGGCCTTTTCGCCCTTGGTGCCTTCGCAGGCGTCGTTGTTGCCGTCGCCCCAGCCGTAAGAACCGCTCCAGCAGTGGCTATT from Fibrobacter sp. includes:
- a CDS encoding TIGR02147 family protein yields the protein MKPIIEYIDFRQYMRDFYEERKRRSAFTWREFSRIAGFSSSAYMKVVCDGASKLSKIGVERVGAAMGLTGFEMDYFRAMVKFGQADSEEKKKAAYGEMLAVAKQYKIRVLSGDLFEYYDSWRNPVLRELAPLMPGATPGEIAKKIYVETSAQEVRESLDFLTKTGLLKKKEDGTLVQSETSVKGATDATRLALRGMHRQMSELATPALDLPKEERNFSGVTMGVSRESYARIVDVLNECRKKIVAIAGEESNIEQVYRVNLQLFPLTRNLRENENA
- a CDS encoding cellulase family glycosylhydrolase, with protein sequence MTGKTSQGKGQIYGSCEGVKDGAEVQVRGMSLYWSLMPQAIEFWSEEGITTMVNDMKIQIVRAAMATGNEDWQGGYKGYASDPNTQKNLVKTVVEAAIKNDIYVIIDWHSHEAHKQTDAAKNFFKEMAEAYGQYDNVIFEVYNEPQQIPWSDVKNYANQVIEVIRQYSDNLVLVGNPSWDQNPSDAIGNEVNDPKKNTAYTLHYYANSHCWSGSYGWGDGNNDACEGTKGEKAMNAGLSVFVSEWGTGKADGGGTPDQGRNQSWQEYINKHKLSWANWSASMISEGTAAFQGSSSKTSLQYTTSGNMVKEYLSTNPATYKACHDVGPGSSSSVIAIPFQKANDHFNISFANGKLALESTGSGVTKIEVFDLLGNTRLKKEEQLSSGNHLIDMSSLSAGKYLVRVRQGVNSRQVRFEVR